From Nitratidesulfovibrio vulgaris str. Hildenborough, a single genomic window includes:
- a CDS encoding FMN-dependent NADH-azoreductase — protein sequence MATILYIKASPRGERSHSVTVADAFVKAYSEANPGDVVRVLDVFEADLPAFGTDAVVARYLSGQGDPLSPAQEAAWAAVKRQVEDFKTADKYVIALPMWNFSIPWRLKQFFDIIIQPGLTFSYDEQGYHGLVTGRPVLVSYARGGAYPAGTPAEGWDFQKRYLEHILGFIGFTDIRSVVVEPTLAGGPDTAQAKRAEAVEQARRMALEF from the coding sequence ATGGCTACCATTCTGTATATCAAGGCCTCCCCGCGTGGAGAGCGCTCGCATAGCGTGACAGTGGCCGACGCCTTCGTTAAGGCCTACTCCGAGGCCAATCCCGGCGATGTCGTCCGCGTACTGGACGTCTTCGAAGCCGACCTGCCAGCCTTCGGCACGGACGCTGTCGTGGCGCGGTACCTGTCGGGGCAGGGCGACCCCCTCTCTCCGGCACAGGAGGCTGCATGGGCCGCCGTGAAGCGGCAGGTGGAGGATTTCAAGACGGCAGACAAGTACGTCATAGCCCTGCCCATGTGGAACTTCAGCATTCCGTGGCGCCTGAAGCAGTTCTTCGACATCATCATCCAGCCGGGTCTGACCTTCTCGTATGACGAGCAAGGCTACCATGGTCTGGTGACAGGGAGGCCCGTGCTCGTCTCCTATGCCCGGGGCGGAGCCTACCCCGCCGGAACCCCGGCCGAAGGATGGGACTTCCAGAAGCGGTATCTCGAGCACATTCTGGGATTCATCGGCTTCACCGACATCCGTTCCGTCGTGGTCGAACCCACTCTGGCGGGTGGCCCCGATACGGCACAGGCCAAGCGGGCCGAAGCCGTGGAACAGGCTCGCCGTATGGCACTGGAGTTCTAG
- a CDS encoding HD domain-containing phosphohydrolase, with the protein MELACPTLAGHQKRVAFIAGEIAAVLDLPEVLRRRLFVAALLHDVGALSPEEKMDLYASKVEECDTHCIRGARLLHQVDGFGEEGRVLRLHHATLRDGSLADVDEDTARLAQIVHLSDLVDRALDRGRYVLHQADTMCDMARDLARCDFEVSIVRAFLEVARREDFWLQMVLPTLGQHLEAISPCRGEMLDACGVEVHAGLVQGMVDFRSSFTAAHSAGVAEAADALGGYCDLSPERRVVLRIAGLLHDLGKMAVPTSILEKPSGLTKAEFAFMRQHTFHTYRLLRGVDGLGGMAAWAAYHHEKLDGSGYPFHLEGRALDPQARIIGVADIFTAMAEDRPYRKGQGREGVLRVLRDECTTGRVDGELVETVAESYPDMVGRVLDAQHAARSRFSDVLQPAGEKGAKADQST; encoded by the coding sequence ATGGAACTCGCATGCCCGACGCTTGCCGGGCATCAGAAGCGTGTGGCGTTCATCGCCGGCGAGATTGCAGCGGTACTCGACCTGCCGGAGGTGTTGCGGCGGCGACTCTTCGTCGCGGCCCTCCTGCATGATGTGGGCGCTTTGTCGCCGGAAGAGAAGATGGACCTCTACGCCTCGAAGGTGGAGGAGTGCGACACGCATTGCATCCGCGGTGCGCGGCTGCTGCATCAGGTCGATGGTTTCGGCGAGGAAGGGCGCGTCCTGCGCCTGCATCATGCCACACTTCGCGACGGTAGCCTCGCCGATGTCGATGAGGACACCGCGCGCCTCGCCCAGATTGTGCACCTTTCCGACCTCGTGGACCGTGCCCTCGACCGTGGGCGCTACGTCCTGCATCAGGCGGACACGATGTGCGACATGGCCCGCGACCTCGCACGTTGCGACTTCGAGGTCTCCATCGTCCGGGCCTTCCTCGAAGTCGCCCGGCGTGAGGATTTCTGGCTTCAGATGGTGCTTCCCACTCTCGGGCAGCATCTTGAGGCGATTTCTCCCTGCCGTGGCGAGATGCTCGATGCCTGTGGGGTGGAAGTCCATGCCGGGCTGGTGCAGGGCATGGTCGACTTCAGGTCTTCGTTCACGGCGGCGCATTCGGCAGGGGTCGCCGAGGCGGCCGACGCACTCGGCGGGTATTGCGACCTCTCCCCTGAACGCCGTGTCGTACTGCGCATCGCCGGATTGCTGCACGACCTTGGCAAGATGGCGGTGCCCACGTCCATTCTCGAGAAACCGTCAGGCCTCACGAAGGCCGAGTTCGCCTTCATGCGGCAGCACACCTTCCATACCTACAGACTGTTGCGGGGCGTGGACGGCCTTGGCGGCATGGCTGCATGGGCGGCCTATCACCACGAGAAACTGGATGGTTCCGGCTACCCGTTCCATCTTGAAGGCAGGGCACTCGACCCGCAGGCCCGCATCATCGGCGTGGCCGATATCTTCACGGCCATGGCAGAAGACAGGCCCTACCGGAAGGGGCAGGGGCGGGAAGGCGTGTTGCGGGTGCTGCGGGACGAATGCACGACGGGTCGCGTGGATGGTGAGCTTGTGGAGACCGTGGCCGAGTCCTATCCAGACATGGTCGGGCGGGTGCTGGATGCGCAACATGCGGCGCGCAGCCGTTTTTCCGACGTGTTGCAGCCCGCAGGGGAGAAGGGCGCAAAGGCCGATCAGTCGACCTGA
- the gltX gene encoding glutamate--tRNA ligase: MSNVVTRFAPSPTGHLHIGGARTAIFNWLLARHFGGRFVLRIEDTDTERSKQEYTDSILASMKWLGLDWDGDLIYQSERFDIYNSYIDRLLESGHAYWCECPPDEVEKMREEARAKGLKPRYNGRCRSRDLGPGDGRVVRLKAPAEGRIVFDDLVKGTVAFDVAELDDMVLRRSDGAPTYNLAVVVDDATMGVTHVLRGDDHLSNTPKQILLYQALGFDLPRFGHVPMILGPDRKKLSKRHGAKAVIEYEQYGLLPQALVNYLVRLGWSHGDQEIFALEELVEKFGTENLNSSAAGFDPDKLEWLNGHYLRETSPEELARLVLPFVAAEGFDVDASRLAQLVPLFRERANNLVELARVMRFMLVPAAEVEYDAAAVAKALTEEGRRHVAGVREALAALGTFDREGCEKAIHDYVEGNGLKFKQVAPAVRVAVVGAMGGPGLPDMMALLGRDDVLARLDRAVAL, from the coding sequence ATGAGCAACGTGGTGACGCGTTTCGCCCCCAGCCCCACGGGGCACCTGCACATCGGCGGTGCCCGCACCGCCATCTTCAACTGGCTGCTGGCCCGTCATTTCGGGGGCCGTTTCGTCCTGCGCATCGAAGATACCGACACCGAACGCTCGAAGCAGGAGTACACCGACTCCATTCTCGCCTCCATGAAGTGGCTTGGCCTCGACTGGGACGGCGACCTCATCTACCAGAGTGAACGGTTCGACATCTACAACAGCTACATCGACAGACTGCTCGAATCGGGGCACGCCTACTGGTGTGAATGCCCGCCCGACGAGGTGGAGAAGATGCGCGAAGAGGCCCGCGCCAAGGGACTCAAGCCGCGCTACAACGGCCGCTGCCGCAGCCGCGACCTCGGCCCCGGCGACGGGCGTGTCGTGCGCCTTAAGGCCCCGGCCGAAGGCCGCATCGTGTTCGACGACCTCGTGAAGGGCACCGTGGCTTTCGACGTGGCCGAACTCGACGACATGGTGTTGCGCCGCAGCGACGGCGCGCCCACCTACAATCTCGCCGTGGTCGTGGACGACGCCACCATGGGGGTCACCCATGTCCTGCGCGGCGACGACCACCTTTCCAACACGCCCAAGCAGATTCTGCTGTATCAGGCCCTCGGCTTCGACCTGCCGCGCTTCGGGCATGTGCCCATGATCCTCGGTCCCGACCGCAAGAAGCTCTCGAAGCGCCACGGGGCCAAGGCCGTCATCGAGTACGAGCAGTACGGCCTGTTGCCGCAGGCACTGGTCAACTACCTCGTGCGCCTTGGCTGGTCGCATGGCGATCAGGAGATTTTCGCCCTCGAGGAACTGGTCGAGAAGTTCGGCACCGAGAACCTCAACAGTTCCGCAGCCGGTTTCGACCCCGACAAGCTGGAGTGGCTCAACGGGCATTACCTGCGCGAGACGTCTCCCGAAGAACTTGCACGCCTTGTGTTGCCGTTCGTGGCTGCCGAAGGCTTCGATGTGGACGCTTCGCGCCTCGCACAGCTTGTGCCTCTCTTCCGCGAGAGGGCGAACAACCTTGTCGAACTGGCCCGTGTGATGCGTTTCATGCTCGTCCCCGCCGCCGAGGTGGAGTACGATGCCGCCGCTGTCGCCAAGGCACTCACCGAAGAGGGCAGACGCCATGTGGCGGGGGTGCGCGAGGCTTTGGCCGCCCTTGGCACCTTCGACCGCGAGGGGTGCGAGAAGGCCATCCACGACTACGTGGAGGGCAACGGACTCAAGTTCAAGCAGGTCGCCCCGGCGGTGCGTGTCGCAGTGGTCGGTGCCATGGGCGGCCCCGGTTTGCCGGACATGATGGCGCTTCTGGGACGTGACGACGTGCTGGCGCGTCTCGACAGGGCCGTGGCTCTTTAA
- a CDS encoding NifU family protein yields the protein MRDKVEQALAIVRPLLQQDGGDVELVDITPEGVVRVRLTGRCKGCPMSQKTLKNSVEKMVLKFVPAVQRVEAVDA from the coding sequence ATGCGTGACAAGGTCGAACAGGCTCTCGCCATAGTGCGCCCGTTGCTCCAGCAGGACGGCGGCGATGTCGAACTGGTGGACATCACCCCCGAAGGCGTGGTGCGCGTGCGCCTCACCGGACGTTGCAAGGGGTGCCCCATGTCGCAGAAGACGCTGAAGAACAGCGTCGAGAAGATGGTGCTCAAATTCGTGCCCGCCGTGCAGCGTGTGGAAGCCGTAGACGCCTGA
- a CDS encoding DUF2156 domain-containing protein gives MSATDFSPVTLDAMQDYLALFARTPRRASDYSFTNLWGWAEHYGLEWRFEHGLCWLRQTLPEVRYWAPVGPWGDIDWASCTCLGKGMEFIRVPEELASLWREVLGDRVTVQETPGQWDYLYDSADLADLKGNRFHRKKNHVNGYAKAYGIDYHPLTPDCIEAVIEMQEEWCQWRECAESESLLAENEAVIRVLEEWDSIPGLVGGALYAEGRMVAYTVGEALDDETLVVHFEKGRGDYRGVYQAINQQFVQYEGARFRLVNREQDLDDEGLRKAKQSYYPVDYLRKATVRIAPV, from the coding sequence ATGTCCGCGACTGATTTCTCGCCCGTCACCCTCGATGCGATGCAGGACTATCTCGCCCTTTTCGCACGGACGCCACGCCGTGCCTCGGACTACAGCTTCACCAACCTGTGGGGATGGGCAGAGCATTACGGCCTCGAATGGAGGTTCGAACACGGACTGTGCTGGTTGCGGCAGACCCTGCCCGAAGTGCGCTACTGGGCCCCCGTGGGGCCGTGGGGCGACATCGACTGGGCATCCTGCACATGTCTCGGCAAGGGGATGGAGTTCATCCGCGTACCGGAAGAACTGGCAAGCCTCTGGCGCGAGGTGCTGGGCGACAGGGTGACGGTGCAGGAGACGCCCGGTCAGTGGGACTATCTCTACGATTCCGCCGACCTCGCCGACCTCAAGGGTAACCGCTTCCATCGCAAGAAGAATCATGTGAACGGTTACGCCAAGGCCTATGGCATCGACTACCATCCCCTCACCCCCGATTGCATCGAGGCCGTCATCGAGATGCAGGAGGAATGGTGCCAGTGGCGCGAGTGCGCCGAATCCGAGTCGCTGCTGGCCGAGAACGAGGCTGTCATCCGGGTGCTCGAAGAGTGGGACAGCATCCCCGGCCTCGTGGGGGGCGCACTCTATGCCGAGGGGCGCATGGTGGCCTACACCGTGGGAGAGGCCCTCGACGACGAGACCCTCGTTGTGCATTTCGAGAAGGGGCGTGGCGACTACCGTGGCGTCTATCAGGCCATCAACCAGCAGTTCGTGCAGTACGAGGGGGCCCGCTTCCGTCTGGTGAACCGCGAGCAGGACCTCGACGACGAAGGGTTGCGCAAGGCCAAGCAGAGCTACTACCCTGTGGACTACCTGCGCAAGGCCACGGTGCGCATCGCTCCCGTGTAG
- a CDS encoding MATE family efflux transporter: MTVTSSIAAGDASFRGIWRLTWPQMLMMLFQFIIGFTDVWVAGRINPDVQASLGIVNQCMFFLLVVAVALSNGAVAAVGQALGAGLLARARRYVSLILWGGALCGGVVAASGLVAADALLHVLMVPERIMPVASYFWHVYLLTLPAHYLFTISNAAFRARKDVIAPLLTMVVVSVVNAVASAGFGLGLWGLPDFGYAGVAWGTFWSVLAGAALNVVLLRRGGMVQGVSMPPWRWIRCGAPYLVKVAAPAAAMQVLWHMGYLVLFAITGSLPAPADSVNALAGLTAGMRVESLIFLPAFAFNMTASILVGHLLGAGLRDDARRVGLRLLVIGCGSMTVLAALLWPWVPELSAILTPDAAVAAQTVSYLRYNLVSIPFTVASMTLGGIMTGAGATFYNFIVYSSATWFVRLPCAWFMGHVVWRDAAGVFIAMLVSQVFQSSTMFWLFLTKDWSRFSMMRRANGTTHKGGNSNVRD, translated from the coding sequence GTGACGGTCACATCATCCATAGCGGCGGGCGACGCCTCCTTCAGGGGCATCTGGCGGCTCACATGGCCCCAGATGCTCATGATGCTCTTCCAGTTCATCATCGGCTTCACCGACGTATGGGTGGCGGGGCGCATCAACCCCGATGTGCAGGCCTCTCTCGGCATCGTCAACCAGTGCATGTTCTTCCTGCTGGTGGTGGCGGTGGCCCTCTCCAACGGGGCCGTCGCCGCAGTGGGGCAGGCCCTTGGCGCGGGCCTGCTGGCCCGGGCCCGGCGTTACGTCTCGCTCATCCTCTGGGGCGGCGCGCTGTGCGGCGGCGTCGTGGCGGCCTCGGGCCTTGTGGCTGCCGACGCGCTGCTGCATGTGCTCATGGTGCCGGAACGCATAATGCCCGTGGCCTCCTATTTCTGGCATGTCTACCTGCTGACGCTGCCCGCCCACTATCTTTTCACCATCAGCAACGCCGCCTTCAGGGCGCGCAAGGATGTCATCGCCCCGTTGCTGACCATGGTCGTGGTCAGCGTCGTCAACGCCGTCGCCAGTGCCGGTTTCGGCCTTGGCCTGTGGGGGCTGCCGGACTTCGGTTATGCCGGGGTCGCGTGGGGGACGTTCTGGTCGGTGCTGGCAGGGGCTGCGCTCAATGTGGTGCTTCTGCGGCGCGGCGGCATGGTGCAGGGTGTTTCGATGCCGCCCTGGCGCTGGATACGGTGCGGCGCCCCCTACCTCGTGAAGGTGGCGGCACCCGCAGCTGCCATGCAGGTGCTGTGGCACATGGGCTATCTGGTGCTCTTCGCCATCACGGGGTCGCTGCCCGCCCCGGCGGACAGCGTGAATGCGCTGGCGGGGCTGACGGCGGGCATGCGCGTGGAGTCGCTGATCTTTCTTCCGGCCTTCGCCTTCAACATGACGGCCTCCATTCTCGTGGGGCATCTGCTGGGAGCGGGGCTGCGCGATGACGCGCGCCGTGTCGGGTTGCGCCTGCTGGTGATAGGGTGCGGCAGCATGACCGTGCTGGCGGCCCTGCTCTGGCCGTGGGTGCCCGAACTCTCCGCCATCCTCACTCCCGATGCGGCCGTGGCCGCGCAGACGGTGAGCTATCTGCGCTACAACCTCGTATCCATTCCCTTCACCGTCGCCAGCATGACCCTCGGGGGCATCATGACCGGGGCGGGGGCCACGTTCTACAACTTCATCGTCTACAGTTCGGCCACATGGTTCGTGCGCCTTCCATGCGCGTGGTTCATGGGGCATGTGGTCTGGCGCGACGCGGCGGGGGTCTTCATCGCCATGCTCGTCTCGCAGGTCTTTCAGTCTTCGACCATGTTCTGGCTTTTCCTGACCAAGGACTGGAGCAGGTTCAGCATGATGCGCCGCGCCAACGGTACGACGCACAAGGGAGGCAATAGCAATGTCCGCGACTGA
- a CDS encoding biotin--[acetyl-CoA-carboxylase] ligase, whose translation MDDRGRNGTRRRVLERLFEADGWCSGEELSRELGVSRAAVGKHVRALRAAGYVIEAVTRRGYRLDRTTAPFEAAEVLRGLATEVFGKVGLHWHESTDSTNRDAVALAVGGACEGTVVMAAQQLAGRGRTGRPWVSPQGGVYVSLVLRPRLSPQAAPLVTLMTAVAAAEAVEAVTGLMPEVKWPNDLLMAGLKVCGNLTEVGLVADMVDWVVTGVGVNVSTPAEALVDAGVAATSLQTECGRPVARADVARAFLERAEHWYGALREGDTGAVITRWKELSDIVGRHLRVRHGDELVEGRVADMTPEGWLCILAGNGTLHRLHAGDVIDSRV comes from the coding sequence ATGGACGACAGGGGCAGAAACGGGACCCGTCGTCGAGTACTCGAACGCTTGTTCGAGGCCGATGGATGGTGCTCCGGCGAGGAGCTTTCAAGGGAACTCGGGGTCAGTCGCGCTGCCGTGGGCAAGCATGTCAGGGCGTTGCGTGCGGCGGGCTATGTCATCGAGGCGGTGACGCGGCGCGGCTACAGGCTGGACAGGACCACAGCCCCCTTCGAGGCGGCAGAGGTACTGCGCGGACTTGCCACAGAGGTGTTCGGCAAGGTCGGTCTGCACTGGCACGAGAGCACCGACTCGACCAATCGCGATGCCGTGGCGCTTGCCGTAGGCGGTGCCTGCGAAGGCACTGTCGTGATGGCCGCACAGCAGCTGGCAGGGCGAGGGCGTACGGGCAGACCATGGGTCTCGCCGCAGGGTGGCGTGTATGTGTCGCTGGTGCTGCGTCCCCGCCTTTCTCCGCAGGCGGCCCCGCTGGTGACCCTCATGACGGCGGTCGCCGCCGCAGAGGCTGTCGAGGCCGTGACGGGCCTCATGCCGGAGGTCAAATGGCCCAACGACCTGCTCATGGCGGGGCTCAAGGTCTGTGGCAACCTCACCGAGGTGGGACTCGTCGCCGACATGGTGGACTGGGTCGTCACCGGCGTGGGGGTGAATGTGAGTACCCCGGCGGAAGCCCTCGTCGATGCGGGCGTCGCCGCCACGTCGCTGCAGACGGAGTGCGGCCGACCTGTCGCAAGGGCTGATGTCGCCCGCGCCTTTCTGGAACGTGCCGAACACTGGTACGGTGCACTGCGCGAGGGAGACACCGGGGCCGTCATCACACGCTGGAAGGAACTTTCGGATATCGTGGGCCGGCATCTGCGAGTGCGCCACGGCGATGAACTTGTCGAAGGGCGCGTGGCGGACATGACCCCTGAAGGCTGGCTGTGCATTCTGGCCGGAAACGGTACGCTGCACAGGCTGCATGCGGGAGACGTCATTGACAGCCGGGTCTGA
- the bioB gene encoding biotin synthase BioB: MHNLLENLRRRLLAQRTPEPLPPTSQGLARPSHDVVRGPCDADIPPDARNTMPEGITVEEALAVAELPQKHALDILATAQAIRSVHKGGPAALCGIVNAKSGRCPEDCAFCAQSSHHATGSPVHALLDAETLLRRAEELRQSGAERYGIVTSGTRLTVRELATLCEAAVRIRRETGIALCGSLGQLTPDAAACLKEAGFSSYHHNLETSRSFFPAICSTHAYDDDIATVRAARAAGLRTCSGGIFGMGETDAQRIELSATLRELDVDSIPVNLLSPIPGTPLQHRPTMPPMRALVSIAIYRLMHPARDILVCGGREATLGPWQSWIFLAGANGMMVGNYLTTTGRDMADDLAMLATLGVRA, from the coding sequence ATGCACAACCTGCTCGAAAACCTGCGCCGCCGCCTTCTGGCGCAGCGCACCCCGGAACCGCTCCCCCCGACATCGCAGGGTCTTGCACGACCGTCCCATGACGTCGTCCGTGGGCCTTGCGATGCCGACATCCCCCCGGATGCCCGAAACACGATGCCCGAAGGCATCACCGTCGAAGAAGCGCTTGCCGTGGCAGAACTTCCGCAGAAGCACGCCCTCGACATCCTCGCCACCGCACAGGCGATTCGTTCAGTCCACAAGGGCGGCCCCGCCGCGCTGTGCGGTATCGTCAACGCCAAGTCGGGCCGCTGCCCGGAAGACTGCGCCTTCTGCGCACAGTCCTCGCACCATGCCACGGGCAGTCCCGTGCATGCCCTTCTCGACGCGGAGACCCTTCTCCGTCGTGCAGAAGAGCTACGCCAATCCGGAGCCGAGCGCTATGGTATTGTGACGAGCGGCACGCGCCTGACCGTCCGTGAACTCGCCACGTTGTGCGAGGCGGCGGTGCGCATCCGACGCGAAACAGGCATCGCCCTGTGCGGTTCTCTGGGGCAGTTGACGCCTGACGCGGCCGCCTGCCTGAAAGAGGCGGGTTTTTCCAGCTACCACCATAACCTTGAGACTTCTAGAAGTTTCTTCCCGGCCATCTGTTCCACACACGCCTACGACGACGACATCGCCACCGTGCGTGCCGCACGGGCTGCCGGGCTGCGCACATGTAGCGGCGGCATCTTCGGCATGGGCGAGACCGACGCCCAGCGCATCGAACTCTCGGCCACGTTACGCGAACTCGACGTGGATTCCATCCCCGTCAACCTGCTGTCGCCCATTCCGGGAACCCCGCTGCAACACCGCCCCACCATGCCACCCATGCGCGCCCTTGTGAGCATCGCCATCTACAGACTCATGCACCCGGCGCGTGACATCCTCGTGTGCGGCGGCCGCGAGGCGACCCTCGGCCCGTGGCAGTCGTGGATATTCCTTGCCGGGGCCAACGGCATGATGGTGGGCAACTATCTTACAACCACGGGACGGGATATGGCGGACGACCTTGCCATGCTCGCCACCCTCGGAGTCCGCGCATGA
- the bioA gene encoding adenosylmethionine--8-amino-7-oxononanoate transaminase, with protein MSTSPFNSRVAPMPHDDATAPVLHYAHDAAGAHDAADAAGAHDAADAAGTPPCAASRTARLRSLDAAHVWHPFTQMRDWMGSEPCIIDAADGNHLIDTDGNRYLDGVSSLWTNVHGHRHPHIDEAIRRQLDRVAHSTLLGLGGTPSIELAARLTAIAPAGLTRVFYSDSGSTAVEAALKIAFQYHRQAPEGDARRTRVMAFSNAYHGDTIGSVSLGGMSLFHGIYGPLLFDPVRAPAPHCYRCPADLRPETCGMACLGEVERLMRHHGHELCAVVVEPLVQGAAGMLVQPRGWLRGLRDLCDRHGVFMVADEVAVGFGKTGTMFACEQEGVVPDMLCLAKGITGGYLPLAATLVTEHIHDGFLGGYADFRTFFHGHTYTGNALACAAALASLDVFEEERTLETLRPRIERLATLLAPLNDLPHVGDIRRVGVMTGIELVADRETRTPYRPEERIGHRVTLEARRRGVIVRPLGDVMVLMPPLSITETELETLVHTVRGAIIAVTEHGADGGLWTKRPDGPDNPDKANTPDTPDGARTGETVV; from the coding sequence ATGAGCACTTCTCCCTTCAACAGCCGTGTCGCGCCTATGCCGCATGATGATGCTACCGCGCCCGTTTTGCATTACGCGCATGACGCTGCTGGTGCGCATGACGCTGCTGACGCTGCTGGTGCGCATGACGCTGCTGACGCTGCTGGCACGCCACCCTGTGCCGCCTCCCGCACAGCCCGCCTCCGCAGCCTCGACGCAGCCCATGTATGGCACCCCTTCACCCAGATGCGCGACTGGATGGGCAGTGAACCGTGCATCATCGACGCTGCCGACGGCAACCATCTCATCGACACCGACGGCAACCGCTATCTCGACGGCGTCTCGTCGCTGTGGACCAACGTCCATGGTCACCGCCATCCGCACATCGACGAGGCCATACGACGGCAACTCGACCGCGTGGCCCACTCCACACTCCTCGGCCTTGGCGGTACGCCCTCCATCGAACTTGCGGCACGTCTCACCGCCATCGCCCCGGCAGGGCTCACACGCGTGTTCTATTCCGACAGCGGTTCCACCGCCGTGGAAGCGGCCCTCAAGATTGCCTTCCAGTACCATCGGCAGGCCCCGGAGGGCGATGCACGCCGCACCCGCGTGATGGCCTTCAGCAACGCCTACCACGGCGACACCATCGGTTCCGTCTCGCTAGGGGGTATGTCGCTCTTCCACGGCATCTACGGGCCGTTGCTCTTCGACCCCGTGCGCGCCCCCGCCCCGCACTGCTACCGCTGCCCTGCGGACCTCAGGCCGGAGACATGCGGCATGGCGTGCCTCGGCGAGGTCGAACGCCTCATGCGGCACCACGGGCACGAACTGTGCGCCGTGGTCGTGGAACCACTGGTGCAGGGCGCGGCGGGGATGCTGGTGCAGCCCCGCGGCTGGTTGCGCGGGCTGCGCGACCTCTGCGACCGCCATGGCGTCTTCATGGTGGCAGACGAGGTCGCCGTGGGCTTCGGCAAGACGGGCACCATGTTCGCCTGCGAACAGGAGGGCGTCGTGCCCGACATGCTCTGCCTCGCCAAGGGCATCACCGGGGGCTATCTGCCACTGGCGGCGACCCTCGTCACGGAACACATCCACGATGGCTTTCTGGGGGGCTACGCCGACTTCCGTACCTTCTTCCACGGACACACCTACACGGGCAACGCCCTCGCCTGCGCCGCGGCCCTCGCCTCGCTCGACGTCTTCGAAGAGGAACGCACGCTGGAGACCCTGCGTCCGCGCATCGAACGACTGGCGACACTGCTGGCCCCGCTGAACGACCTGCCCCATGTGGGCGACATACGCCGCGTTGGCGTGATGACCGGCATTGAACTGGTCGCCGACCGCGAGACCCGCACCCCCTATCGCCCCGAAGAACGCATCGGCCATCGCGTGACCCTCGAGGCGAGACGGCGTGGCGTCATCGTAAGGCCGCTGGGGGACGTGATGGTGCTCATGCCCCCCCTCTCCATCACGGAGACGGAGTTGGAGACACTGGTGCATACCGTACGCGGCGCCATCATCGCCGTCACCGAACACGGGGCGGACGGGGGATTGTGGACGAAGCGCCCTGACGGCCCGGACAACCCGGACAAGGCCAACACGCCGGACACACCGGACGGGGCTCGCACCGGGGAGACCGTGGTGTGA
- a CDS encoding hydroxymyristoyl-ACP dehydratase → MKTVHEGTFLFPATHPLFADHFEGAPVVPGSLLLRAFVEEAGTVWPDFATQGATGFRFRRFVTPGRHPFRMERTDLTVRCTLMDAQGGILVRGDLTTADATGDAGTDNDRTGADGEAALHTSPRGTTA, encoded by the coding sequence GTGAAGACCGTCCACGAAGGAACGTTCCTCTTTCCCGCCACCCATCCGCTCTTCGCAGACCACTTCGAAGGTGCGCCCGTGGTGCCCGGTTCGTTGCTGCTTCGCGCCTTCGTGGAGGAAGCGGGCACCGTATGGCCCGACTTTGCGACGCAGGGCGCCACGGGCTTTCGTTTCCGGCGGTTCGTGACGCCGGGTCGTCACCCGTTTCGCATGGAACGTACCGACCTCACTGTGCGCTGTACACTCATGGACGCTCAGGGGGGCATACTGGTGCGAGGCGATCTGACGACGGCAGACGCGACGGGCGATGCCGGAACGGATAACGACAGAACGGGCGCTGACGGAGAGGCGGCCCTGCATACCTCGCCAAGAGGAACAACGGCATGA